DNA from Ziziphus jujuba cultivar Dongzao chromosome 2, ASM3175591v1:
aaaagtaaaaatgaattaataataatatttctaaatcatgaaatttaaatgtaattatgatACAAACAAAGCGGtgttaatgaaatttatttatgtttttattttatatgtttaatcAAACGCGtcaaagaaaagacaaaaaaattatataataagaaaGAAGCGAAGAAGAGCGTTTACTTTGTAAGTTGAAAACTAAACAGAAGAAAAGCTTTTActgcttcttcttcatcttatgCCCCTTTGACGGTTAGATTTTAATGATTCAAAACTTGAATGGTCAAATATTCAAAATCCATCTATTTACATTGAATTCTTCTTTCTAAGTTCCtgaaatttcacattttcaGGTCTCTGCCTTTGAACACCGTGTTTCGTGTGAATTCTTGAaaacacacatacatacatacattcatatatatatatatatatatatacaccccaTATGCTTATCTCCCTCCAATATTCTTCACAAACCCatcaaagaaaacaagaaagaaagtttgagaaaaacaagaagcaaaaaaatcacaaaagaaaaagtttcaTTCTCTGTAATAACAATGGTTTTCggttggagaagaagaaaaaccagCCCCCATggaaacaagaagaagaagctccGCGAGCTTGCAAAAATGGAGTTTGCGATTCCTGACCATTTCTTGTGCCCCATCTCTCTGGATTTGATGAAAGACCCGGTCACATTGTCATCGGGTATAACCTATGATCGAGAAAGCATTGAGAAATGGCTTGAAGCTGGGAATTTCACTTGCCCTGTTACCAATCAAGTCCTTGGAAGTTTTGATCAGATACCCAATCACAGTCTCAGGAAGATGATTCAAGAATGGTGCAGTCAGAATCAAACCCACGGTGTTCAGAGAATCCCAACACCCAAAATCCCAGTCATGGCAATGGAGGTCTCTGAGATTCTCTTCAGCGTCTCTGCTTCAACAGGACGTTTGGATTCAAAGGGGTGTTTGGAATCCGTGCAGAAAATCCAGAAATGGGCTGGTGAGAGTGAGAGGAATAGAAAATGCATCGTGATGAATGGAACAGCAAATGTATTAGCCTCTGCTTTTGATCGCTTTGCAAAGGAATCGTTCGAGAAAAATGCTAGCCTGTGTGAAGAAATTTTGTCTGCATTGAATTGGATGTTTCCTTTTGATAAAGAAACGCAGTGGTATTTGGGATCTGAAACTTCTTTGAATTGCATGGTTTGGTTTCTAAGAAACAGTACAGATCTTTCAGCGAAGCAGAACTCCATTTTAACAATGGAGGAGGTTCTTTCTTCTGGTGATCATAAATATGCAGAAGAACTGGCAAAGATTGATGGAGCTAAAGAAATTCTGGTTGAATTCATTAGAAAACAAGTCAGTCCCACCATTACAAAAGCTTCACTTATGTCAATCTTCTACATggcttcatcatcttcatcttctttatcagagaaaatcaaatttgaatttgtcGAAATGGGTTTGGTTTCTTTGCTTGTGGAGAATCTTGTTGATTCGGAAATGGGTATGGCTGAGAAAGCTTTGGGAGTTATGGACGAGCTTTGCGGTTGTGAAAAAGGAAGACGGAAAGCTTATGAAAATGCTCTCACAATACCAGTTTTGGTGAAGAAATTGTTGAGGGTTTCCGAAGTAGCTACTGGTTTCTCAGTTTCTGCAATTTGGAAGCTCTGCAAATTTGCAagcagagaagaagaaagagctCTGGTTGAAGCTCTCCAAGTTGGTTGTTTTCAGAAGCTTTTGTTGATTTTGCAGGTTGGTTGTGGAGATGAAACGAAAGAGAAAGCAACTGAGCTTCTCAAACTGTTGAATCCTTATAGGGCTGGCTTGGAATGCATTGAAACTGTGGATTTCAAGAATCTTAAAAGgtctttttgatatttttctttttcttttttttcccccttttttttgaattttttatttctggTGTGAAGAAATTTAGATATGTTTAgtcttatagatttttttatttttttaattgttgaaatCTTTGAGCTAGTGATTTCATATATTCATAGTTTCATTGATACATATATTGTAACACCTAGATACAAAATGATGAGAAAAAGCATCATTCTGAGGATTGAAATAGAAGTGTTCAAATCTTTCCAAAAATATAGCAGAATCGGTATCGATATTCGTCATTGTTGATCGTTTAAGCGCCGCCGGCCAAAATATTGGTTGTTCCCACTAGACTGCATCGGTATCCAATACTGGCAAAAATGAATGTAACTTTGATCACCTGCCTCTCAAAAATGAATGTAAATTCTCCACTAAAATTAACTTCTTGTCCATTTTGAACTATAAAATTCATTGTCAAACTGAAGACTCTAGATTTTCATGGTTGTGATAAATTTCATGTTTTCCTCAAATATCTTGAGTGAATGAGCCAATTTGTAGAACATTCATGAATTTgcagtaaattttttttctttttttttttttaaagaaataaatattgaaacctACCAATACCATCTAAAATCCAATGAGTTCCAAATTGGGCATGTCAGCATCAGAGATGCGCatgattattttgatacaaAATAATGAAGCACCGATTGATGGTGTTCCAAACAGGGCATAAAGAGTAGCTATAGTGGTCACACACCAAATGTATTCTCTTTTACAAAAGCAACACGAAAATGAAGTGGACAAAAAGCTTGtcaattttcttcactttctgGTGGTGACTGGAGATATTAATCTTTTGCACATGTTCTAATtcagtaaaatttaataaatagaaacaaaccccattttcatttttatataatatgttaTTTTCCCACCAAAACCATAAAGAAGTttgattgtatatatttatttgagtaGTTGTCCATTAATGTATTAACACTTTCTCAATGTGTAGCACGTTCTTTGCTGCTCTAGAAAAATGTCATATGATATTCATCTCAATGTGgaaccaatatttttggttttggtcaCAATGCGTAATATATAAGAAATTATGAAATGCTATAATCATGTTAATTATTAACTTGCAACTTTTCCCATTGAGAAGTAAACAATACCAACTCCTTTCACATACTCGATAGCTTTTGGGCTCTAGAAGCCATCACTACCTTGAAAATTTTTAAGGATTTTGTAATATTAGTTTCCACACATAAAGTCTTGCTAATTAACTGTACTCATTTCTTTGACAATTTTTCACTCtatcaattaaaattcaaagttttacctatgaattgattttaaatCAACCCTTGATATATAGATCTACACGTTATTAGCAAGTGCCACTTTTGATATTGAGGGATTCAAACTTTGcatttttgctttaaaaaaaaaaataataatagtggCTTTACCATTATGTTGCCCTATGAAGACATTATCAAATGTAttgttgcaaaaaaaaaaaaaaaaaaaatggttgattAATCACTAAATTTGACGTACTAGATGCGAAAAGGatcctcaaaaaaataaaaataaaaggtgcTGGATGCTAATGCATATAGTTcccatagaaaaaaaatttagaagctAGTAATgaataatttagtttatttgtcAAGTAAAGTTAATTAAATTGGTTATATGTGAATCAAGATGAAGAAAAATTGTtgcaaatgattaaaaaaaaacttaggtTAAATAAAAACTATGTCAACATTCGTGACCCGCATAAAAAGTTAGATTGGAGACTTGGACTTGGTCAAAAGCAAAATCTAAAGACTTTGAactcattaatatatatttaagaattcAGTTATATATTTGCTTTTGTTTCCTAAAACCCAATCTAGATTGCACACAACGACTATACAGTTGAAAtggtcaaaaagaaaaaagaaaagcgaAAAGGTCCATCTTGTAAATTATGTAATATATTAAACTCTTTAGTCTCCTATATGATTTTGCATAGggtagacatttttttttttttttctgtatgcTCCTTGATGAAATTATATATACCTTAATTATGATTTCATCCTTTAATACGATATTTGCGTTCTTGATACATCAAGTAGGCACATCAAATGGTCAAGAAAACCAACCTAATGtcatatttttgaatttgatgcaAATTAATGATGTAAATAGGAAACTACACAAACCCTTTAGACCAactacatattttttaaatatataaatatatatatatatatattatatgtatattcaaTTGAATCATGTAGTAAAGGTGTCCCTAAATGGAGATTAGAGGACCAAAATTTTAGAGTGCTTTTGTTTCAGGACTCATTTGGCATTACTAACCTAAAGCTCCTTTTCAttgaaactcccaaaattataCAATATGTAATAAAACTTTAGAATGTGTCAACTTGaagcaaaattaattttgtagaAATGGTGTATGAGTTTCATTGTAGGCGTAGTTTTTGCTCACTATGGAATTTTCCCGTCTTCTCATAAAGGTCGTGAATATTGAACAAGTCATAAATTCCTTAAAGAAGATAAAAACCAATCAACCAAAGAAAAATTGCACTTCTCATACCTATGCTTTCAAGTTAGCTGACTATGAGGTCAACGTTGGAGTGTATATACGTATGTATTATGTAATCTAATACCATAAAacattgaaatataataatagaaaaaaaaaaaaaaactaaagaatGAGAAATTGTAAAGTTTTTACAACTAGGATTTGTTGGAAAACAGCTGATGGCTTAGTCCATTACTCTCCATACGCTTGATTTGGGATTCAAAACTcgatattttgtccaaattttaTTAGTCCATTCATTTTCACTAATAACgtgtcattttatttaaaaacagtagcaaaaatataaaataaacaaatcttttttctttcaaagtaATATTCAATTGTTAGTTCAAataatttaccccaaaaaaaaattatttcaaatagaaGCAATATCAAAGTGAATAGAAGATTGCAACCATGGTGATTTTCCTCCATATAAGTTTTATACTTATTCATATTTCTATTAGAGAATATGCATTTAAATTTATCCAACTAGCTAGCCTTGCCTTAACATCACCCATTAGAAAGCAAAATGATCAAATAaacaaagttgaaaaaaaaaaagtaattatatatatgtataaataacaAATAGTTGTGACTTTATTGTAAAATGTATGTGAAATAAAAGTCCCCTATAGTTAGAGGaagctaaatttcaaaattttcacccaaaaaaaaagggaagctatatttcaaaattttcgcccaaaaaaaagaagctaaatttcaaaattacttGAGCACTTTTATTTATATCCCATATACCCCCAAAAAAtctatagaaaagaaaattgttaaaatcTTGAAAATATAAAGATGTTCTCGCAAATCTAACAAAACATGGTGGAAGGgtttttttgtaatttcatctaataacatatatatatatatatatataagttaatgGAAAATTG
Protein-coding regions in this window:
- the LOC107414064 gene encoding U-box domain-containing protein 21, with product MVFGWRRRKTSPHGNKKKKLRELAKMEFAIPDHFLCPISLDLMKDPVTLSSGITYDRESIEKWLEAGNFTCPVTNQVLGSFDQIPNHSLRKMIQEWCSQNQTHGVQRIPTPKIPVMAMEVSEILFSVSASTGRLDSKGCLESVQKIQKWAGESERNRKCIVMNGTANVLASAFDRFAKESFEKNASLCEEILSALNWMFPFDKETQWYLGSETSLNCMVWFLRNSTDLSAKQNSILTMEEVLSSGDHKYAEELAKIDGAKEILVEFIRKQVSPTITKASLMSIFYMASSSSSSLSEKIKFEFVEMGLVSLLVENLVDSEMGMAEKALGVMDELCGCEKGRRKAYENALTIPVLVKKLLRVSEVATGFSVSAIWKLCKFASREEERALVEALQVGCFQKLLLILQVGCGDETKEKATELLKLLNPYRAGLECIETVDFKNLKRSF